One segment of Proteus appendicitidis DNA contains the following:
- a CDS encoding fimbrial protein has translation MKKSIIGASLAMAFGLMAGNAIAADNTGTITFNGELTDTTCKVDIEGQGPDATITLPTVSTNVLQNAGEVTGRTSFNMNLSDCKVGTAGHSTVSAFFETGATVDQASGRLKNMDVAATGAKEVQLQLLDGANFNAIKVGNTSQVNDTTYYTITNDKATLPYAVEYYAIGKTEAGKVTSSVVYTLQYK, from the coding sequence ATGAAAAAATCTATCATTGGTGCATCATTAGCAATGGCATTTGGTCTGATGGCTGGTAATGCAATCGCTGCTGATAATACGGGTACAATTACTTTTAATGGTGAATTAACAGATACAACTTGTAAAGTTGATATCGAAGGTCAAGGCCCAGATGCAACTATTACTCTGCCAACAGTAAGTACTAATGTTTTACAAAATGCAGGTGAAGTAACTGGACGTACTTCGTTCAATATGAATCTGTCTGATTGTAAAGTTGGCACAGCAGGTCATAGCACTGTTTCTGCATTCTTTGAAACAGGTGCAACAGTAGACCAAGCGAGTGGTCGTCTGAAAAATATGGATGTTGCTGCAACGGGAGCAAAAGAGGTTCAATTACAACTGTTAGATGGAGCTAACTTCAACGCAATTAAAGTAGGTAACACATCTCAAGTAAATGATACTACTTATTATACAATTACTAATGATAAAGCCACTCTGCCATACGCTGTTGAATACTACGCTATCGGTAAAACTGAAGCGGGTAAAGTAACAAGTAGCGTTGTTTATACTCTGCAGTATAAATAA
- the cydB gene encoding cytochrome d ubiquinol oxidase subunit II yields MNIDFPIIWFAIIIFATLMYIIADGFDLGIGIILPFTKDKIQRDIMVNSVAPVWDGNETWLVLGGAALYGAFPLAYAVIIDALTIPLTLMLIGLIFRGVAFEFRVNALPKHRQFWDLAFIGGSFLATFCQGVTVGAVINGFEVTGRSFSGSALDWLAPFPLFCGFALLITYALLGSSWLIMKTEHQLHRKMCSITVYLAIALLVAIAIVSLWTPLTHEDIAQRWFSLPNLFFLLPVPLCVLACTWGIVRSAYNYGHYLPFLLSLLLVFIGFSGLGVSIFPHIIPPTISIWDAASPVLSQKFMLVGAVIIIPVILAYTSWSYYVFRGKVEPNENYH; encoded by the coding sequence ATGAATATTGATTTTCCGATTATTTGGTTTGCCATCATTATTTTTGCCACGCTGATGTATATTATCGCCGATGGATTTGATCTGGGTATTGGCATTATTTTGCCGTTTACGAAAGATAAAATACAACGAGATATTATGGTCAATAGTGTTGCCCCAGTGTGGGATGGTAATGAAACATGGCTGGTTTTAGGTGGTGCTGCGTTATATGGTGCATTTCCTCTGGCTTATGCTGTGATTATTGATGCGTTGACTATTCCATTAACGTTAATGTTAATCGGTCTTATATTTCGTGGTGTGGCCTTTGAGTTTCGTGTTAATGCATTACCTAAACATCGTCAGTTTTGGGATTTGGCTTTTATTGGCGGCTCTTTTCTCGCGACGTTTTGTCAGGGTGTTACAGTAGGGGCAGTAATTAACGGTTTTGAAGTAACAGGGCGTAGTTTTAGTGGCTCTGCACTAGATTGGTTAGCGCCATTCCCTCTTTTTTGTGGTTTTGCTTTATTAATTACTTATGCGCTTTTAGGCAGTTCATGGCTAATAATGAAAACGGAACATCAACTGCACCGTAAAATGTGTTCAATCACCGTTTATTTAGCGATTGCATTACTTGTTGCGATTGCGATAGTCAGTTTATGGACACCATTAACACATGAAGATATTGCACAGCGCTGGTTTAGTTTACCGAATTTGTTCTTTTTATTACCTGTGCCTTTATGCGTATTAGCTTGTACTTGGGGAATTGTGCGTAGTGCTTATAATTATGGTCATTATTTGCCATTTTTATTATCACTTTTATTAGTGTTTATTGGCTTTTCTGGGTTGGGAGTAAGTATTTTCCCTCATATTATTCCACCAACAATTTCCATTTGGGATGCGGCTTCACCAGTTTTAAGTCAGAAATTTATGTTAGTTGGTGCCGTTATCATTATTCCAGTGATCCTAGCGTATACCAGTTGGAGTTATTATGTATTTCGCGGAAAGGTGGAACCCAATGAAAACTATCATTAG
- a CDS encoding fimbrial biogenesis chaperone translates to MKTPRLIKSFFLSLLLIIPTGINAGVIISGTRVIYNENEKEVTVKISNEGKVPVLIQNWIDTGNVDAKPENIQVPFVLTPPVFRIEPEKSQSLRISFTGAATLPKDKESIYWLNVLEIPPNTNTEIDNKLQIAYRSRIKLFYRPDVLKDKIGAINAAEGLQFSIAGNKLKAINNSPYFVSLVSITIANNEKNPIDGEVVPPLGQHEFTLPNGVLANLGSKVVYRYVNDWGAMKIVETKL, encoded by the coding sequence ATGAAAACCCCTAGATTAATTAAAAGCTTTTTCTTGAGTTTATTATTAATTATTCCGACAGGGATAAACGCTGGCGTTATTATTAGTGGTACTCGTGTTATTTATAATGAAAATGAAAAAGAAGTCACAGTAAAAATTAGTAATGAAGGGAAAGTGCCTGTATTAATTCAAAACTGGATTGACACAGGTAATGTTGATGCAAAACCAGAAAATATTCAGGTTCCCTTTGTATTAACACCACCGGTATTCCGTATTGAGCCAGAAAAATCGCAATCATTAAGAATTAGTTTTACTGGTGCAGCAACATTACCTAAAGATAAAGAATCTATTTATTGGTTAAATGTATTAGAAATACCACCAAATACAAATACAGAAATAGATAATAAATTACAAATTGCTTATCGCTCTAGAATAAAACTATTTTATCGTCCAGACGTACTAAAAGATAAAATAGGTGCAATAAATGCAGCTGAAGGTCTTCAATTTTCAATTGCTGGTAACAAATTAAAAGCAATTAATAATTCACCTTATTTTGTTTCACTTGTTTCTATCACGATTGCAAATAATGAGAAAAATCCAATTGATGGTGAAGTTGTTCCACCATTAGGCCAACACGAATTTACGCTCCCCAATGGTGTATTGGCAAATTTAGGAAGCAAGGTTGTTTATCGTTATGTGAATGACTGGGGTGCAATGAAAATAGTTGAAACGAAACTCTAG
- a CDS encoding methyl-accepting chemotaxis protein, whose translation MSIEKSAKVGSILLLFIFLLSSVLSSFFIYRMQNNYASLDSLTNRLSRVQESRYELATIRSHVNFLMNLGTMTAEKEKTKASLVAEAKALGEKSKLTIINWAEEKKISPEADKNAQALSALFLQLLDQIIAPMDTLEYEDVDLSKDFTRLSKLFDEYLIITQKVNDDINAEQQWMVTLSIYATFIALISILVILYVVIRWVNKTFIFNLNTLSAILQKVGKGDLSFTLPKKRNDEFGTLFSNVGDMQTALTSTIQLVKDEALEIKKGSAEIASGNQDLSSRTEEQASALQQTAASMEEIKIAVVNNTDNAILANSITAETRDLAIDGSNIMSDAIDSMKKIEVGTLKVAEINDVVNNIASQTNILALNAAVEAARAGEQGRGFTVVATEVRNLAARSADAAREINQIIRESVADVAHGRELVNKTGEHMQDIVSSITKVSDIMQGISIASEEQKVGIEQIAVAINQMDSVVQQNAALVEQGATSTMILDEKAQNLTDKVSVFQIKEQY comes from the coding sequence ATGAGTATTGAAAAATCAGCCAAAGTTGGCTCGATATTGCTTTTATTTATATTTTTACTGTCATCAGTACTATCATCGTTCTTTATTTATAGAATGCAAAATAACTATGCATCACTTGATTCGTTAACCAATAGATTAAGTCGCGTACAGGAATCAAGATATGAGTTAGCAACAATACGCTCACACGTTAATTTCTTGATGAATCTGGGGACAATGACAGCGGAGAAAGAAAAAACTAAAGCATCATTAGTGGCAGAAGCCAAAGCGTTAGGGGAAAAATCAAAATTAACGATAATCAATTGGGCTGAAGAGAAAAAAATAAGCCCTGAAGCCGATAAAAATGCACAAGCGTTATCTGCACTGTTTTTACAGCTTCTTGATCAAATCATTGCGCCAATGGACACCTTAGAATATGAGGATGTGGATTTATCAAAAGATTTCACCCGCTTATCTAAACTCTTTGATGAGTATTTAATTATTACTCAGAAAGTTAATGATGATATTAATGCTGAACAACAGTGGATGGTAACACTTTCTATTTATGCAACGTTTATTGCTTTGATCTCCATTTTAGTGATCCTTTATGTTGTCATCCGTTGGGTAAATAAAACGTTTATCTTTAATTTGAATACACTGTCGGCTATTTTGCAGAAAGTAGGAAAGGGCGATTTAAGTTTCACTCTACCTAAGAAACGTAATGATGAGTTTGGAACCTTATTCTCTAATGTTGGGGATATGCAGACTGCGCTTACATCGACGATTCAACTTGTTAAAGACGAAGCGCTAGAGATCAAAAAAGGTTCAGCAGAAATTGCTTCTGGCAACCAAGATCTCTCTTCTCGTACTGAGGAGCAAGCAAGCGCTCTGCAACAAACAGCAGCAAGTATGGAAGAGATAAAAATCGCTGTAGTGAATAATACTGATAATGCGATTTTAGCAAACTCTATTACCGCAGAAACCCGCGATTTAGCAATTGATGGCTCTAACATTATGAGTGATGCCATTGACTCGATGAAGAAAATCGAGGTAGGAACATTAAAAGTTGCTGAAATCAATGATGTGGTTAACAACATAGCAAGCCAAACTAATATTCTGGCATTAAACGCAGCTGTTGAAGCGGCGCGTGCAGGTGAGCAAGGTCGTGGATTTACTGTTGTTGCAACAGAAGTGAGAAATTTAGCGGCAAGAAGTGCGGATGCTGCACGCGAAATTAACCAAATTATCAGAGAATCTGTTGCGGATGTCGCTCATGGTAGAGAATTGGTAAATAAAACGGGCGAGCATATGCAGGATATCGTTTCTTCTATTACGAAAGTGAGCGATATCATGCAGGGCATTAGTATTGCATCAGAAGAGCAAAAAGTAGGTATTGAACAGATAGCAGTAGCCATTAACCAAATGGATTCTGTTGTTCAGCAAAATGCGGCTTTAGTTGAACAAGGTGCAACTTCAACAATGATTTTAGATGAGAAAGCACAAAACTTAACAGACAAAGTTTCAGTCTTTCAAATCAAAGAACAGTATTAA
- a CDS encoding DUF2474 domain-containing protein, with translation MKTIISHFLTIKPAQKKAHWYQQIGWMIIIWSLSVLSLAIIASLFKLLMYSAGMRTH, from the coding sequence ATGAAAACTATCATTAGTCATTTTTTAACAATAAAACCAGCGCAAAAGAAAGCACATTGGTATCAACAAATTGGGTGGATGATCATTATTTGGTCTTTAAGTGTATTAAGCCTTGCGATTATCGCCTCTTTATTTAAATTATTAATGTACAGTGCGGGAATGAGAACACATTAA
- a CDS encoding helix-turn-helix domain-containing protein → MNDLDTKVGLFFKKARKEKKLSGRELAKIISVSQQQISRYENGKNSMSLSLINKLLIIFDKSWDDLNREVISTYNEKGPISQPKKKDYELSANVISQLN, encoded by the coding sequence ATGAACGATCTAGACACTAAAGTAGGCCTTTTTTTTAAGAAGGCTAGAAAAGAGAAGAAATTATCAGGTCGTGAACTGGCAAAAATAATCTCTGTCAGCCAGCAACAAATATCACGTTATGAAAACGGTAAAAATAGTATGTCACTTAGCTTAATAAATAAGTTACTTATTATTTTTGATAAATCATGGGATGATTTGAATCGTGAAGTAATAAGCACCTACAACGAAAAAGGACCAATCTCACAACCTAAAAAAAAGGATTATGAATTGAGTGCTAATGTTATTAGTCAGCTAAATTAA
- a CDS encoding LysR family transcriptional regulator, with the protein MDIKQLFYLIALDKTQHFGQAAEMCHVTQPTLSMRLRNLEKELDVVLIKRSSRFEGFTQEGEKILKWAKTMESAYDGLQAEAANFRQQLLGQLRIGIVPLTNLNPMQMLQKISSTFPEIRFQVSSTNSEEIIDSLNSNRLDIGICYLEKANAQQHEIYALKQTKLGLLFHRNYFMPSAKTISWEEAVKLPLALLNKSNHFRQSVDLAFQRYNLHPKVLVESSSTLHLMQSVDTGFCASIVPISKGMEKLSPNLDVVPIADATINSPLGIIIRREEPRSILIEKCFTEMRAYLVDMSL; encoded by the coding sequence ATCGACATCAAACAATTATTTTATCTAATCGCTTTAGATAAAACGCAACATTTTGGTCAAGCTGCTGAGATGTGCCATGTGACTCAGCCGACTTTATCAATGCGATTACGTAATTTAGAAAAAGAGCTTGATGTAGTACTTATCAAGCGAAGTTCTCGCTTTGAAGGATTTACGCAAGAAGGCGAAAAAATCTTGAAATGGGCGAAAACCATGGAGTCTGCTTATGATGGGTTACAAGCAGAAGCAGCAAATTTTCGACAACAACTGTTAGGTCAATTACGTATCGGTATTGTGCCTTTGACCAATTTAAATCCGATGCAAATGTTGCAGAAAATCTCATCGACATTTCCTGAAATTCGCTTTCAAGTCTCTTCGACAAATAGCGAGGAGATAATCGACAGTCTTAATAGTAATCGGCTTGATATTGGTATCTGTTATTTAGAAAAAGCGAATGCCCAGCAACATGAAATTTATGCTTTAAAGCAAACGAAATTAGGGCTTTTATTCCATCGTAATTATTTTATGCCATCGGCAAAAACGATTTCATGGGAGGAAGCAGTCAAACTGCCTTTAGCATTGCTTAATAAATCAAATCATTTTAGGCAATCTGTTGATTTGGCATTTCAGCGTTATAATCTACATCCCAAAGTGTTAGTTGAAAGCAGTTCGACACTTCATCTTATGCAATCTGTCGATACAGGATTTTGCGCATCCATAGTGCCTATTTCAAAAGGAATGGAAAAACTCAGCCCAAATTTGGATGTAGTGCCTATTGCTGACGCAACAATAAATTCTCCTCTTGGTATTATTATTCGGCGAGAAGAGCCTCGATCGATACTGATTGAAAAATGCTTTACTGAAATGCGTGCTTATTTAGTTGATATGAGCTTGTAG
- a CDS encoding cytochrome ubiquinol oxidase subunit I produces MFGLDAFHLARIQFAFTVSFHIIFPAITIGLASFLALLEGLWLKTKESSYLTLYQFWVKIFAVNFGMGVVSGLVMAYQFGTNWSGFSQFAGSITGPLLTYEVLTAFFLEAGFLGIMLFGWNKVGRKLHFFATCMVALGTIISTFWILSSNSWMQTPQGYEIENGVVVPVDWLQIIFNPSFPYRLLHMSIGAFLASALFIAACAAWLLLKGKDTAAVRKMLSMALWLVLIIAPIQAFVGDAHGLNTLEHQPAKIAAIEGHWDNTSKEATPLILFGIPDMEEEKTKYAIEIPYLGSLILTHSLEKQIPALNTFAPEDRPNSTIVFWSFRIMAGLGMLMICLGLLSVILRKKKKLYNSPLFLRFTLLMGPTGLIAILAGWFTTEIGRQPWVVYGLQRTKDAVSAHGDLQMSLSLLAFILVYFSVFGIGYFYMMHLMKKGPAETYPTSLNQGEK; encoded by the coding sequence ATGTTTGGATTAGATGCATTTCACTTAGCAAGAATACAATTTGCTTTCACGGTCTCTTTTCATATTATTTTCCCTGCCATTACAATAGGCTTGGCAAGCTTTTTAGCTTTATTAGAAGGTTTGTGGCTAAAAACAAAAGAGTCGAGTTATCTCACTTTATATCAATTTTGGGTGAAAATTTTTGCCGTCAATTTTGGTATGGGCGTGGTATCGGGGCTAGTCATGGCGTACCAATTTGGGACAAACTGGAGTGGTTTTTCTCAATTTGCAGGCAGTATTACAGGGCCATTGTTGACCTATGAAGTCCTTACCGCTTTTTTCTTAGAGGCGGGATTCCTTGGTATTATGTTATTTGGTTGGAATAAAGTAGGGCGTAAGCTCCATTTTTTTGCAACTTGCATGGTGGCATTAGGCACTATTATTTCAACATTTTGGATTTTGTCATCAAATAGCTGGATGCAAACACCACAAGGCTATGAAATTGAAAATGGTGTCGTCGTTCCTGTTGATTGGTTACAGATTATTTTTAATCCCTCATTTCCTTATCGCCTATTACATATGTCAATTGGGGCATTTTTAGCTAGCGCTTTATTTATTGCCGCGTGTGCGGCATGGCTTTTATTAAAAGGGAAAGATACAGCAGCAGTACGTAAAATGTTATCAATGGCGTTATGGTTAGTGCTGATTATTGCACCAATACAAGCCTTTGTTGGTGATGCGCATGGATTAAATACACTTGAACATCAGCCAGCGAAAATAGCTGCAATTGAAGGGCATTGGGATAATACATCGAAAGAAGCAACCCCTCTTATTTTGTTTGGTATTCCTGATATGGAAGAAGAAAAAACAAAATATGCGATTGAAATTCCGTATTTAGGTAGCCTTATTCTTACTCATAGTCTTGAAAAGCAAATACCTGCGTTAAATACCTTTGCTCCTGAAGATAGACCAAATTCCACCATTGTATTTTGGTCATTTAGGATCATGGCAGGGCTTGGTATGTTGATGATTTGCCTTGGTCTATTAAGTGTTATTTTACGCAAGAAAAAGAAGCTCTATAACTCCCCACTTTTTTTACGATTTACATTATTGATGGGACCTACGGGATTGATTGCTATCCTTGCGGGTTGGTTTACGACAGAAATTGGCCGTCAACCATGGGTTGTGTATGGGTTGCAACGAACTAAAGATGCCGTCTCTGCTCATGGTGATTTACAAATGAGTTTGAGTTTATTGGCTTTTATTTTGGTGTATTTCTCAGTATTTGGTATCGGCTATTTTTATATGATGCACTTAATGAAAAAAGGTCCTGCTGAAACTTATCCGACTTCCTTAAATCAAGGTGAAAAATAA
- a CDS encoding FdhF/YdeP family oxidoreductase, whose amino-acid sequence MSKNKLPIPGVKPYNGPAGGWGALKATAIAVRTQMDALIAPKTLLNTNQPDGFDCPGCAWPDKEHHSTFQFCENGAKAVTWEATKKRVTPEFLAQNTVTELLKKSDFELEGYGRLTHPLSYDPITDTLIPVSWDHAFSRIGELLRDIPSPDSVEFYTSGRASNEAAYLFQLFAREYGTNNFPDCSNMCHEPTSVGLPQSIGIGKGTVSLDDFDNTQLIIAIGHNPGTNHPRMMGTLHEVARRGVPIVVFNPLKERALERFTDPQSVIEMATYSSTNIASSYYQVKAGGDAAALKGIMKTLLTWDNERGDILDHDFIAEHTQGFEAVIDDLNHTTWQDIESESGLSQAELESVALLYANSPATIITYGMGITQHNKGTANVRLIADLLLMKGNIGKKGAGICPLRGHSNVQGNRTVGITEKPSTEFLQKIEQTFGFKPPYKHGHDAVNAMQAMVEGKAKALICLGGNFAVALPDPELSFSAMRKLDLSVHIGTKLNRSHLLTAKNTFILPCLGRTESDIQALGRQSITVEDSMSMVHASSGKLTPASPLLKSEPAIVAEMAATTLSNSKTPWMRFTESYDLIRDMIEKTIPGFDNYNQRIRVPGGFRMPLPAVDRVWDTPTGKAMFSVFDGVNENEPVAGEDILRLVTIRSHDQYNTTIYALDDRYRGIFGRRDVLFMSEVDLIARGLKEGDKVTIETVSQNRKLQLNDITVVSFSIAPGTVAAYYPEANVLIPLDYIDKESGTPSYKATPVRIYAQKAQVA is encoded by the coding sequence ATGAGTAAAAATAAATTGCCTATTCCTGGAGTGAAACCGTATAACGGACCCGCTGGAGGATGGGGAGCATTAAAAGCAACAGCAATCGCGGTACGCACTCAAATGGATGCGCTTATTGCACCTAAAACATTGCTTAATACCAATCAACCTGATGGCTTTGATTGTCCAGGTTGTGCATGGCCAGATAAAGAGCATCACTCTACTTTTCAATTTTGCGAGAATGGCGCTAAAGCCGTTACTTGGGAAGCGACAAAAAAAAGAGTCACACCAGAATTTTTAGCACAAAACACAGTTACTGAATTACTAAAAAAATCAGATTTTGAACTTGAAGGTTATGGTCGTTTAACTCACCCACTTTCTTACGATCCTATTACTGATACACTTATTCCTGTCTCTTGGGATCACGCATTTAGTCGTATTGGCGAGCTATTAAGAGACATCCCTTCACCAGATAGTGTGGAATTTTATACATCAGGTAGAGCTTCAAATGAAGCCGCTTATTTATTCCAGCTTTTTGCTAGAGAATATGGCACCAACAATTTTCCAGATTGTTCAAATATGTGCCATGAACCCACCAGCGTAGGGTTACCACAATCAATTGGTATTGGTAAAGGGACTGTTTCTTTAGATGACTTCGACAACACACAATTAATTATTGCCATTGGTCATAATCCCGGCACCAATCACCCTAGAATGATGGGAACATTACATGAAGTTGCTCGTCGAGGTGTACCAATTGTTGTTTTTAATCCATTAAAAGAACGAGCATTAGAGCGATTTACAGATCCTCAAAGCGTAATTGAAATGGCAACCTATAGCTCAACCAATATTGCATCATCTTATTATCAGGTTAAAGCAGGAGGTGATGCAGCCGCGTTAAAAGGCATTATGAAAACCTTATTAACATGGGATAATGAGCGTGGCGATATTCTTGATCATGACTTTATCGCAGAACATACTCAAGGATTTGAAGCCGTTATTGACGATCTTAACCATACCACTTGGCAAGATATTGAAAGTGAAAGTGGGCTATCACAAGCCGAACTTGAAAGTGTTGCACTACTTTATGCAAATTCCCCAGCCACCATTATTACTTATGGTATGGGTATTACCCAACATAATAAAGGAACCGCAAATGTTCGCTTAATTGCCGATTTATTATTAATGAAAGGCAATATCGGTAAAAAAGGAGCAGGAATATGCCCACTACGCGGACACTCTAATGTTCAAGGTAATCGAACTGTAGGGATCACTGAAAAACCCTCTACAGAATTTCTGCAAAAAATAGAACAAACCTTCGGTTTCAAACCACCTTATAAACATGGTCATGATGCTGTTAATGCCATGCAAGCAATGGTTGAAGGTAAAGCAAAAGCATTAATTTGCTTAGGCGGTAATTTTGCTGTGGCATTGCCTGATCCAGAGCTTTCCTTTTCAGCAATGCGAAAACTGGATCTCAGTGTTCATATTGGAACAAAACTAAATCGCTCTCATTTATTAACCGCTAAAAATACCTTTATTTTACCTTGTTTAGGTCGTACTGAATCCGATATACAAGCATTAGGACGCCAATCAATCACCGTTGAAGATTCTATGTCGATGGTACATGCGTCTTCAGGTAAATTAACACCCGCATCTCCTTTGCTAAAATCGGAGCCGGCTATTGTTGCTGAAATGGCTGCCACTACGTTATCTAATAGCAAAACGCCTTGGATGAGATTTACTGAAAGTTATGATCTTATTCGTGACATGATTGAAAAAACGATCCCAGGTTTTGATAACTATAATCAACGCATTCGAGTACCTGGTGGATTTCGTATGCCACTTCCTGCGGTGGATAGAGTATGGGATACGCCAACAGGCAAAGCGATGTTTTCTGTTTTTGACGGAGTTAACGAGAATGAACCTGTCGCTGGAGAAGATATATTACGCCTAGTCACTATACGTAGTCATGACCAATATAATACAACAATTTATGCATTAGATGACCGCTATCGCGGTATTTTCGGTAGACGTGATGTGCTCTTTATGAGCGAGGTTGATTTAATCGCAAGAGGCTTAAAAGAAGGCGATAAAGTGACTATTGAAACCGTAAGTCAAAATAGAAAGCTACAGCTTAATGATATTACTGTTGTTTCATTTAGTATTGCACCGGGTACTGTTGCAGCTTATTACCCTGAAGCTAATGTTCTTATTCCGCTGGATTATATTGATAAAGAAAGTGGAACACCTTCATATAAAGCGACACCCGTTAGAATTTATGCCCAAAAAGCACAAGTTGCCTAA